From a single Phragmites australis chromosome 7, lpPhrAust1.1, whole genome shotgun sequence genomic region:
- the LOC133925489 gene encoding uncharacterized protein LOC133925489, whose protein sequence is MQRKIAEELKLDPATMAIFDILDEEDDFNGVDHGSRDIITSVAEAIDQTLRDNKYMIIFLNGSDDEIDVNTFGIPLPNYRSNIMIWTFKRRFLTIHGSPDEIANKLRYNHLFLTCHNITGLSSSEFSALLREEATIIVARNPCLLDIDLTIVIDCCLYELFLHCGFHRATGFDWAGHASNFWACDGIIKGDRTKEISNALRQEISWECDASMLEGVFEKFMKDQKAPFWVVKDEITYENRSFRWIFVTSKNLKVQENMQTIFERTSSLFVAFERSNNPQELPNGLFNYCNSICVLILSCSVFYFASPPFLRCHGLRFLGLNHCTNGYTSAGEDCTKWASLRNLWVLDIRYTDWNEILTEEKIDLMANLRELNIEGVRCWQYTSRLQGRLPYLQRLRIIKSTHEAETSIDSSNSFMDKTKLEILDLSGNRDMNNLPASLSMASSLQVLILDGCDGLENVVLPSGFPSSLKSFSFDGYGSASHWKSIVDLPPDSSRPKRPSDANKRGIVETLKISLQGCTQLENLFLRELPNLVELDLSGSAIKVLDFDIMVVDVLNLKRLFLLGCEHLRAIRWCSDDDSFIPQKLELLCIDTRPGRALGCTRPSLGQHKSFRLQVHVILADARLARCLADLICVYPKAVDYQDIYFDIHITTSTVHGAVVQPKATSKKKIIPSDQQHHVLSSRYGDLFTKIGDAPMQAFPQPPTQHSDRHIEIGDGGLSIESELAAAISCPSKKNLAYMMTVYAESLHVHDISTSVSMPVGPCLRWCRVERYPNLDTVFATGTYGFSALETIWASDLLMARCIFDKYKTRHWDYIFYSLQHLHLRSCPRLQFVLPVFEIDSFPNLKTLHVIHCGDLRHVFVLHEMPPEERDLIDPFPKLATIHLHDLPNLRQICEVKMLAPALETIRMRGCFGLRRLPAVAAREPGAKRPTVEMEKDVWDALEWDGLAADHHPDRFEAPVHYSRYYKRRLLRGTVLR, encoded by the exons ATGCAGAGGAAAATCGCAGAGGAGCTAAAACTTGACCCTGCAACAATGGCTATATTTGACATTCTGGATGAGGAGGATGACTTCAATGGAGTGGACCATGGCTCCAGGGATATTATAACAAGTGTTGCAGAAGCGATAGACCAAACCCTGAGGGACAATAAAtatatgattatttttcttaatgGAAGTGATGATGAGATTGACGTAAATACTTTTGGCATTCCTTTGCCAAACTATCGCAGCAATATAATGATATGGACCTTTAAAAGAAGGTTTCTGACCATTCATGGTAGCCCTGATGAAATAGCAAACAAGCTAAGATATAACCACCTTTTCCTTACATGTCATAATATCACCGGATTATCAAGTTCAGAGTTTAGCGCACTGTTACGTGAAGAGGCTACTATCATAGTTGCTCGCAACCCATGTTTGTTGGATATTGACCTAACAATTGTCATAGATTGTTGTCTCTACGAGTTATTTTTGCATTGTGGTTTTCACAGGGCCACTGGATTTGATTGGGCAGGTCATGCTTCCAACTTCTGGGCATGTGATGGGATCATTAAAGGGGATAGAACAAAGGAGATTAGTAATGCATTGCGTCAGGAAATAAGTTGGGAATGTGATGCTTCTATGCTTGAGGGTGTGTTTGAAAagttcatgaaagatcaaaagGCTCCTTTTTGGGTAGTCAAAGATGAGATTACTTATGAAAATAGGTCTTTCCGCTGGATTTTTGTTACCTCCAAGAACCTGAAAGTACAGGAGAATATGCAAACTATATTTGAAAGGACATCGTCTTTATTCGTAGCATTTGAAAGGTCTAATAACCCGCAAGAATTACCAAACGGATTGTTCAATTATTGCAACAGCATTTGCGTTCTAATTCTCTCGTGTTCTGTCTTCTACTTTGCATCACCTCCTTTCCTTCGTTGCCACGGATTGAGATTCCTCGGATTGAACCACTGCACAAACGGTTACACAAGTGCAGGAGAGGACTGTACAAAGTGGGCATCTCTACGTAATCTATGGGTGCTTGACATACGTTACACAGACTGGAATGAGATCTTAACTGAAGAAAAGATAGATCTCATGGCTAACCTCAGAGAGCTAAACATAGAGGGAGTCCGTTGTTGGCAGTACACAAGTAGATTACAGGGAAGACTGCCTTACCTTCAGAGGCTCCGAATAATCAAATCTACACATGAGGCAGAGACATCAATAGATAGTAGCAACTCATTTATGGATAAGACAAAGCTGGAAATACTTGATTTGTCTGGCAACAGGGACATGAACAATCTACCAGCAAGCCTATCAATGGCGAGCAGCCTTCAGGTGcttattcttgatggttgtgatGGGCTAGAAAATGTTGTGTTGCCTAGCGGATTTCCTTCCTCGCTAAAATCATTCAGCTTTGATGGCTATGGATCTGCATCCCACTGGAAATCAATTGTTGACCTACCTCCAGATAGTTCCCGTCCGAAGCGCCCATCAGATGCAAATAAGAGGGGTATTGTCGAAACCTTAAAGATATCCCTACAAGGTTGCACACAGTTAGAGAATTTGTTCTTGCGTGAGCTACCCAATCTTGTGGAGCTGGACCTCTCAGGAAGCGCAATCAAGGTACTTGACTTTGACATTATGGTGGTGGATGTCCTAAATCTCAAGCGACTCTTTCTGCTAGGTTGTGAGCACCTTCGTGCAATAAGATGGTGTTCAGATGATGATTCCTTTATACCTCAGAAGCTGGAGTTGCTCTGCATAGACACACGACCTGGGAGGGCACTTGGGTGTACTCGGCCATCTCTTGGCCAGCATAAATCCTTCCGGTTGCAGGTGCATGTTATTCTTGCGGACGCAAGGCTGGCTCGGTGCTTGGCGGATCTGATTTGTGTGTATCCAAAAGCAGTAGATTACCAGGATATATATTTTGATATCCACATCACCACTTCAACTGTCCATGGTGCGGTTGTTCAACCTAAGGCAACCAGCAAGAAGAAGATTATACCTAGTGATCAACAACACCATGTTCTATCAAGCCGGTACGGTGATCTCTTTACCAAGATTGGTGATGCTCCGATGCAAGCCTTCCCACAACCTCCGACTCAACATTCGGATCGCCATATCGAGATTGGTGATGGGGGCCTCAGCATCGAGAGTGAGCTAGCAGCAGCAATTTCTTGTccaagtaaaaaaaatttagcttaTATGATGACAGTGTATGCCGAATCTCTGCATGTGCATGACATCTCAACCAGCGTTAGCATGCCAGTAGGACCATGCCTCAGGTGGTGCCGCGTGGAGAGGTACCCCAACTTGGACACCGTCTTCGCTACGGGCACGTACGGGTTCTCTGCACTGGAGACCATCTGGGCATCGGATCTCCTGATGGCCCGCTGCATTTTTGACAAATATAAAACCCGCCATTGGGATTATATATTTTACAGTCTGCAGCACTTGCATCTGCGCTCCTGCCCAAGGCTCCAGTTTGTGCTGCCGGTGTTTGAGATCGACTCCTTCCCCAACCTGAAGACCCTCCACGTCATCCACTGCGGCGACCTCAGGCACGTCTTCGTGCTTCACGAAATGCCCCCGGAGGAGAGAGACCTGATAGATCCGTTCCCGAAGCTGGCCACCATCCACCTGCACGACCTGCCGAATCTGCGGCAGATATGCGAGGTCAAGATGCTCGCACCCGCTCTGGAGACCATCAGGATGAGGGGATGCTTTGGCTTGCGCCGGCTGCCGGCCGTGGCGGCCCGCGAGCCAGGCGCGAAGAGGCCGACCGTCGAGATGGAGAAGGACGTGTGGGACGCGCTGGAGTGGGACGGGCTGGCCGCCGACCACCACCCTGACCGCTTCGAGGCGCCCGTGCACTACTCGCGCTACTACAAGAGGCGCCTCCTCAGGGGCACCGTCCTCAG GTGA